Proteins from a genomic interval of Rhizobium rhododendri:
- a CDS encoding ABC transporter permease yields MSADAHYAGIDFEPAQDIRPRLGRNFTTAALRGGSLLAFAAILVIFSLTAPYFLSVGNIGNVLGQSAISGVLAIGLTLVLIAGGSNVVTGGIDLSLAANMGLSAAVYASLIQFGFGDATAIAAAIATGALIGAVNAAAVVLAGIVPLLATLAVMNVVGGLELVLTQNTVLPASTPFLSLLSATDPFSIPVLAYVLLGFTLLVTGIVQFTPLGLRLYAVGEFAEAARAAGLPLKRLVAGAFVASGVCGGLAGILSVSYLSGSTTGAGEMLLPVVVTALLGSVFSRRLVPTIPGTLLSALLVGFLVNGFQLLNISSTLVSGVQGALILIVVSATTLLRRQEN; encoded by the coding sequence ATGTCGGCTGACGCTCACTACGCGGGTATCGATTTCGAACCGGCGCAAGACATTCGCCCGAGGCTCGGTCGCAATTTCACGACTGCGGCCCTTCGTGGCGGCTCGCTCCTGGCCTTTGCCGCAATCCTAGTGATCTTTTCGCTGACCGCTCCCTATTTTCTGAGCGTCGGCAATATCGGCAATGTGCTTGGCCAATCGGCCATATCGGGCGTTCTGGCGATCGGGCTTACCCTCGTTCTCATTGCCGGCGGATCGAATGTGGTGACGGGTGGCATCGACCTGTCGCTGGCAGCCAATATGGGTCTCAGCGCCGCAGTCTATGCCAGCCTGATCCAGTTCGGTTTCGGCGATGCAACGGCCATCGCGGCCGCCATCGCGACCGGGGCGTTGATCGGTGCTGTCAATGCAGCGGCGGTCGTCCTTGCGGGTATCGTGCCGCTTTTGGCAACGCTGGCGGTGATGAATGTTGTCGGGGGCCTGGAACTGGTACTGACGCAGAACACCGTGCTGCCGGCATCGACGCCGTTTCTTTCTCTCCTCTCGGCCACCGACCCGTTCAGCATCCCTGTTCTCGCCTATGTCCTGCTCGGCTTCACACTGTTGGTGACCGGCATCGTGCAATTTACACCCCTCGGATTACGCCTTTACGCCGTCGGTGAATTTGCCGAGGCGGCGCGCGCTGCAGGCTTACCCCTCAAGCGGCTGGTGGCGGGAGCATTTGTCGCCAGCGGCGTCTGCGGCGGCCTGGCTGGAATTCTTTCAGTCTCCTATCTGAGCGGGAGCACGACGGGCGCTGGCGAGATGCTGCTTCCGGTCGTAGTGACTGCGCTGCTCGGATCCGTCTTTTCCCGTCGCCTCGTGCCGACCATCCCGGGAACGCTGCTCTCGGCGCTGCTGGTCGGGTTCCTGGTCAACGGCTTTCAACTGCTCAATATATCGAGCACGCTTGTCAGCGGCGTCCAGGGTGCGCTGATCCTGATCGTCGTGTCCGCGACCACATTGCTGCGTCGACAGGAGAATTGA
- a CDS encoding ABC transporter permease yields the protein MLHYLMGRLWQSLILLVLVSMIGFAVLNLAPGGPLSQYALTPGMTKETLDRISEQMGLNRPLPIQYLDWLWHLLQGDWGHSYRDSQPVLGIITGHLFATLLLMGSSTVLSIAVGTWVGIKGATKRYSIFDYSATVGAMVALSIPTFWFGLVAIYLFALKLRWLPAGNMYTIGNGSVSDYAIHLIMPTVVLALVNVAVWSRYMRTATLDVIHQDFVRTAKAKGLSERRVLMKHVIGNALLPMITLAGLQLPTILGGALVTETVFTWPGMGRLFLDSLGYNDYPVVMGLLMFSAILVLFGSLIADLLVAFVDPRIRLS from the coding sequence ATGCTGCACTATCTTATGGGCCGTTTATGGCAGAGCCTGATCCTTCTGGTTCTGGTGTCGATGATCGGCTTCGCCGTCCTCAACCTTGCGCCTGGAGGGCCGTTGTCGCAATACGCGCTCACCCCCGGGATGACCAAGGAAACGCTCGACCGCATCTCCGAGCAGATGGGCCTGAACCGGCCGCTGCCGATCCAGTATCTCGATTGGCTCTGGCATCTTCTGCAGGGTGACTGGGGTCACTCCTATCGCGACAGCCAGCCGGTGCTCGGCATCATCACCGGGCATCTCTTTGCCACGCTGCTGCTGATGGGCTCATCGACCGTGTTGTCGATTGCCGTCGGGACCTGGGTCGGCATCAAGGGCGCGACCAAGCGCTATTCGATCTTCGATTATTCCGCCACCGTGGGTGCCATGGTCGCCCTGTCGATCCCGACGTTCTGGTTCGGACTTGTCGCGATCTATCTGTTTGCCCTTAAATTGCGGTGGCTGCCAGCGGGCAACATGTACACGATCGGCAACGGCTCGGTCAGTGACTATGCCATCCACCTGATCATGCCGACGGTGGTTCTGGCGCTCGTCAACGTCGCCGTCTGGAGCCGCTACATGCGCACCGCGACGCTTGACGTCATCCACCAGGACTTTGTTCGCACCGCAAAGGCCAAGGGGCTGTCGGAACGGCGGGTCCTGATGAAACACGTCATCGGCAATGCACTCCTGCCGATGATCACCCTGGCGGGGCTGCAGCTTCCGACCATTCTCGGCGGAGCGCTGGTGACCGAGACCGTCTTCACATGGCCTGGCATGGGGCGGCTGTTTCTGGATAGTCTCGGGTACAACGACTATCCGGTTGTCATGGGTCTCCTGATGTTTTCGGCGATACTCGTGCTGTTCGGTAGTCTGATCGCCGATCTCCTCGTTGCCTTCGTCGATCCGCGCATCCGGCTGAGTTAG
- a CDS encoding ABC transporter permease: MSAIASIPRSSKSHWWQSRTFRRFARHRLAMIGLIMITLLTLACVIGPYLLPFNELYIDLRARFAPPLTGYHIFGTDPLGRDLAARLFMAGRISLLVGFFAMVLSTIFGTVIGVCAGYYGGRIGAALMRFVDAFLSFPSIFLLLALAAFIKPSPFMITVIIAVTSWMEIARIVEAEVRSLRERDFVLAARMLGLSNRWIMFRELLPNAIGPIIVAATLTVARAILLEAYVSFLGYGIQPPLPSWGNMLNGAQQYLDRAPWLAIVPGVAITLAVTSFNFIGDGLRDALDARSDAN; this comes from the coding sequence ATGTCAGCAATCGCTTCCATACCCCGCTCCAGCAAATCCCATTGGTGGCAGAGCCGCACCTTCCGTCGGTTCGCGCGCCACAGGCTTGCCATGATCGGCCTGATCATGATCACGCTGCTGACGCTTGCCTGCGTCATCGGTCCCTATCTGCTGCCGTTCAACGAACTCTACATCGACCTTCGCGCCCGCTTTGCCCCACCGCTGACCGGCTACCATATTTTCGGAACCGATCCGCTTGGCCGCGATCTCGCTGCCCGCCTGTTCATGGCCGGACGCATTTCGCTGCTCGTCGGTTTTTTCGCCATGGTGCTCAGCACGATCTTCGGCACCGTCATCGGTGTCTGTGCCGGCTATTACGGCGGACGTATCGGTGCGGCGCTGATGCGGTTCGTCGATGCCTTCCTGTCGTTTCCCAGTATCTTCCTGCTTCTGGCGCTGGCGGCCTTCATCAAGCCCAGCCCGTTCATGATCACCGTTATCATTGCAGTCACAAGCTGGATGGAGATCGCCCGTATCGTCGAAGCCGAGGTGCGCTCGCTGCGCGAGCGAGATTTCGTGCTGGCTGCCCGGATGCTCGGCCTTTCCAACCGCTGGATCATGTTTCGCGAACTCCTGCCGAACGCCATCGGCCCGATCATCGTCGCCGCCACACTGACCGTCGCGCGCGCCATCCTGCTCGAAGCCTATGTCAGTTTCCTCGGTTACGGCATCCAGCCGCCGCTGCCGAGCTGGGGCAATATGCTGAACGGTGCGCAGCAATATCTCGACCGCGCCCCGTGGCTCGCGATCGTACCGGGCGTGGCGATCACACTGGCGGTAACAAGCTTCAACTTCATCGGAGACGGCCTGCGCGACGCACTTGACGCGCGCAGCGATGCAAACTGA
- a CDS encoding ABC transporter permease — MSLTAPLPVTDAASAHRTLHNLGRYGLVLALIVVFAIFSLTTSTFLTFANLQSVLVNNFTLLAIVSVAMTFAVASGGIDLSVGTAVDMASFAFVSVVLAGQPVAIAALAGLVAGGLVGAFNALLISGIGISPFLATLGTLFIGRSIQQMLTNGGNPVYLPPNGVPASFRFIGHGTIAGVPTPLFVAFLIIVAAAIILSRSRFGRVLLASGIQPSVVRYSGLSIRAHVALVFILVGTIAAAAGLILTATVSVYIPSSGNAFLLNAIGATFIGTTFSPRGRPNIPGTVLGVLLLAIVANGLLLSDLNFYWQQVGTGTLIFAVLAVSFASRKAHA, encoded by the coding sequence ATGTCCCTAACCGCACCCTTGCCAGTTACAGACGCTGCATCAGCCCACCGCACCCTGCATAACCTTGGTCGCTACGGACTGGTGCTGGCTCTGATCGTCGTCTTTGCCATTTTCAGCCTAACGACGTCGACCTTTCTGACCTTCGCCAACCTGCAGAGCGTACTCGTCAACAATTTCACGCTGCTCGCTATCGTCTCCGTGGCCATGACCTTCGCAGTCGCCTCAGGCGGCATCGATCTATCCGTCGGCACGGCGGTCGACATGGCAAGTTTTGCCTTCGTCTCGGTGGTGCTGGCGGGCCAGCCAGTGGCGATTGCCGCACTTGCTGGGCTTGTCGCCGGCGGGCTGGTCGGCGCATTCAACGCGCTGCTCATTTCCGGCATCGGCATATCGCCGTTTCTGGCGACGCTGGGAACGCTGTTCATCGGCCGCAGCATCCAGCAGATGCTCACGAATGGCGGTAACCCGGTCTATCTTCCCCCGAACGGCGTGCCCGCTTCCTTCCGCTTTATCGGCCATGGCACGATCGCCGGCGTGCCGACCCCGCTGTTCGTCGCATTCCTCATCATCGTGGCTGCAGCTATTATACTTTCCCGCAGCCGGTTCGGACGCGTGCTGCTGGCATCCGGCATCCAGCCCAGCGTAGTGCGCTATTCCGGCCTGTCGATCCGCGCCCATGTCGCCCTCGTCTTCATCCTGGTCGGGACAATTGCTGCTGCAGCCGGGCTGATCCTGACCGCGACCGTCAGCGTCTACATCCCCTCGTCCGGAAATGCGTTCCTGCTCAACGCCATCGGCGCAACCTTCATCGGCACTACCTTCAGTCCACGCGGCCGCCCGAACATCCCCGGCACAGTTCTCGGCGTCCTCCTGCTCGCCATCGTTGCCAACGGCCTGCTGCTCAGCGACCTGAATTTCTACTGGCAGCAGGTCGGAACAGGAACGCTCATCTTCGCCGTTCTTGCCGTAAGCTTCGCCAGCAGGAAAGCGCACGCTTGA
- a CDS encoding NAD(P)/FAD-dependent oxidoreductase, translating to MTRFSPFKTTLWYETAAPAVETKELEGTLKADVCIVGGGYTGLTTALDLVSDGISVLLLEREEIGFGGSGRNAGHCTPTFTHYSLPELRRMLGEPWAERLIARQTRANDRVSAMIERYQIQCEWQQHGYVMGAAYPGMMKTIEEKVRTYNAVGAKTRALDRDEVATITGSPRFHGGWLHEEAGHLNPLGYSRGLARAVIQEGGIIHTQSPVTGCERDGTAWAIRTPKGKVVADKVIFATGAYTVGGWPKLDRTFRIQKVFVAATQPLSEDERRSILPRNTTVHDGRGDIYVYKYNAEGRIVASMFPMGRRGRDMEYTRRVMSNRLKWLHPQIRQEIRWEYFWFGELDMQYRTVPRLYDLAPGVVALTGLSGRGVPTGSMLGGILSDWAKGVPQSDLSLKLEPLTAAPLYMKYGPPLTLRYYRVADWIKTKLAGAALPPHA from the coding sequence ATGACCCGGTTTTCTCCGTTCAAGACGACCTTGTGGTACGAAACCGCAGCGCCTGCTGTCGAAACGAAAGAGCTGGAGGGCACGCTCAAAGCCGATGTCTGCATCGTTGGCGGGGGCTACACCGGGCTGACCACGGCGCTCGACCTTGTCAGCGACGGCATCAGCGTATTGCTTCTGGAGAGGGAAGAGATCGGCTTTGGAGGTTCTGGGCGCAACGCCGGCCATTGCACGCCGACGTTCACTCATTACAGCCTGCCGGAGTTGCGCCGGATGCTCGGCGAGCCTTGGGCAGAACGGCTGATCGCCAGGCAGACTCGCGCCAACGACCGCGTATCCGCCATGATCGAGCGCTACCAGATCCAGTGCGAATGGCAGCAGCACGGCTATGTCATGGGTGCCGCCTATCCCGGCATGATGAAGACAATCGAAGAGAAGGTGCGCACTTACAACGCCGTCGGCGCGAAAACCCGGGCCCTGGACAGGGACGAGGTGGCGACGATTACCGGTAGCCCGCGCTTTCACGGCGGCTGGCTGCATGAGGAGGCTGGGCACCTCAACCCTCTCGGTTATTCCCGCGGCCTTGCCCGAGCGGTCATCCAGGAGGGCGGAATTATTCATACGCAATCGCCGGTGACCGGTTGCGAGCGCGACGGAACCGCCTGGGCGATCCGCACGCCCAAGGGAAAAGTCGTTGCAGACAAGGTGATCTTCGCCACCGGGGCCTATACGGTTGGCGGATGGCCGAAGCTCGACCGGACCTTCAGGATCCAGAAGGTCTTTGTCGCGGCAACGCAGCCGCTATCGGAAGACGAGCGCCGCTCGATCCTGCCACGTAATACCACCGTCCACGATGGTCGCGGCGATATCTATGTCTACAAGTACAATGCCGAGGGGCGGATCGTCGCGTCGATGTTTCCGATGGGGCGGCGCGGCCGAGACATGGAGTATACCCGCAGGGTGATGAGCAACAGGTTGAAATGGCTGCATCCGCAAATCAGGCAGGAGATCCGATGGGAGTATTTCTGGTTCGGCGAGCTCGACATGCAGTACCGCACCGTGCCGCGTCTTTACGATCTGGCACCGGGCGTCGTTGCGCTGACCGGCCTTTCGGGTCGTGGCGTGCCGACCGGCAGCATGCTGGGCGGCATCCTGTCTGACTGGGCAAAAGGCGTTCCGCAGTCAGATCTTTCGCTCAAGCTAGAACCTCTGACAGCGGCACCTCTTTACATGAAATACGGACCGCCGCTTACCCTGCGATATTACCGTGTTGCCGACTGGATAAAGACGAAACTCGCAGGCGCCGCCTTACCGCCGCATGCCTGA